The proteins below come from a single Drosophila miranda strain MSH22 chromosome Y unlocalized genomic scaffold, D.miranda_PacBio2.1 Contig_Y1_pilon, whole genome shotgun sequence genomic window:
- the LOC117191829 gene encoding uncharacterized protein LOC117191829, producing the protein MNDKINNILRSPTKPPNGVRQRSGYTNNPSPQASLRVGMTGGQLSQRMSNISLSSGMDSVGHMDRGSSSSLASSATFGTNTITSGISKECANYPVGSQSARPYVQLPGIHISNPPQYGPGNMKEIDAGKMAHNGKALTGRYNATPTYGFDNEQNYCQLPSPMPLHHTPWHA; encoded by the exons atgaacgacaaaatcaacaacatcTTGCGCTCGCCCACCAAGCCGCCCAACGGGGTACGCCAGCGCTCCGGctacaccaacaacccatcgCCG CAAGCAAGCTTGCGTGTCGGCATGACTGGGGGGCAGCTGTCCCAACGCATGAGCAACATCTCGCTGTCCTCCGGCATGGACTCCGTGGGCCACATGGatcgcggcagcagctccagtctcGCTAGCAGCGCCACCTTTGGCACCAACACCATCACCAGCGGCATTTCCAAGGAGTGCGCCAATTACCCCGTCGGCAGTCAGTCGGCCCGTCCATACGTCCAACTGCCGGGCATACACATTTCCAACCCTCCCCAGTACGGGCCAGGGAATATGAAGGAAATAGACGCTGGCAAAATGGCGCACAACGGCAAGGCACTCACAGGGCGCTacaatgccacgcccacctatgGCTTCGACAACGAGCAGAACTACTGCCAG TTGCCGTCTCCAATGCCCCTCCACCATACGCCTTGGCACGCGTGA